From Novosphingobium decolorationis, one genomic window encodes:
- a CDS encoding TonB-dependent receptor domain-containing protein, producing MKSRTPIRLFLTGTCAPCALLATGALAQSLPEAPPEPENVGSIVVTGSRIARPDYEANSPIVSIGNEALEDSGRLTVEKALSQMPQFTGAFGESNGGSTSTGLNGGQAYASLRGLGAKRTLLLVDGRRLQPSNPDGSVDLNTIPEALIESVEVITGGASTTYGSDATAGVVNFRLKRSFDGIEMHGQIGTSDYKDGESYRIGAVAGSEFADGRGSAVMSFDYTKRSRAYQYNRDYYRYRSTVAGLATIPQGTALFGSNLPSIDAVNDVFQGTYGTPALTGNAAGQYTGWMGFNTDQSLFTNVGVPVYNFRDGDSDEAYLVTTSPTNQQLNFGYTGGSIQSDLDRYSFYGKLNYELTDSIRAFADFSMTDYTSVGRANPTLASNVYGLSVPVSNPFISSEFASILASRPDPEADFTFYKAFNILGPRYQRYHYNVWQGTAGLAGDVGVKDWTWEVYGALSKAKFENEQTGGASASALRDLLYSPSGGSDLCEGGFNPFGNLTPSQDCIDFISRRTLNTNTLKQRTVEGSMQGGLFEMPAGQVRFAVGADYRYNAYTFEPDNQLSQADGTSDILGYSVLRSASGSVSTKEFFAELFVPILRDLPAIQEFNLDLGYRYSDYSSVGGVHTYKADFDWRVIDNVRLRGGYNRAIRAPSVGELYAPVSTGSVGIGTPSPSNTNGDPCDVRSSYRQGAAGDDVRDLCLAQGVPASIIDSYQLGTAQVFALTGGNPDLQEEKADTLSFGAVLTSPFVSPMLSNMSLSFDWYQIKMKEAIGPLSIAQGIQFCFNSGGNNPNFDPQNYYCSLIERSSDSGVPVNPVQPLLNLGTFNVKGIDVQFDWNFGLDTIFGGDPGEIAINVAGSYLDTFSIQALPGAPTYDYAGSIGTGIESGAGTAHPRWKSVSAFTWSKDGYSLGLRWRHISSMIASNRVVSPTSTTRGVSAYDVFDLNARAQLPAETELRIGITNLFNRHPPQVGDSEGNYDAQNYDVIGRYFNASITKRF from the coding sequence ATGAAGTCCAGAACGCCCATTCGCCTGTTCCTGACCGGTACGTGCGCACCTTGCGCCCTGCTTGCCACCGGCGCACTTGCCCAGAGCCTGCCCGAAGCCCCTCCCGAGCCCGAGAACGTGGGCAGCATCGTCGTTACCGGCTCGCGCATCGCCCGCCCCGACTACGAAGCGAACAGTCCGATCGTCTCCATCGGCAACGAAGCGCTGGAAGACAGCGGACGTTTGACGGTCGAGAAGGCGCTCTCCCAGATGCCCCAGTTCACCGGCGCGTTCGGTGAATCGAATGGCGGCTCCACCAGCACCGGCCTCAACGGCGGCCAGGCTTACGCCAGCCTTCGTGGTCTTGGCGCCAAGCGAACCCTGCTGCTGGTCGACGGGCGCCGTCTCCAGCCCTCCAACCCGGACGGCTCGGTCGACCTCAACACCATCCCCGAAGCGCTTATCGAAAGCGTCGAGGTCATCACCGGCGGCGCCTCGACGACCTACGGCTCGGACGCGACCGCGGGCGTCGTCAACTTCCGCCTCAAGCGCAGCTTCGACGGCATCGAGATGCACGGCCAGATCGGCACGAGCGACTACAAGGACGGTGAGAGCTACCGCATCGGCGCAGTCGCAGGCTCGGAGTTCGCGGACGGTCGCGGTTCGGCGGTCATGTCCTTCGACTACACCAAGCGCTCGCGCGCCTATCAGTATAACCGCGACTACTACCGCTACCGTTCCACGGTCGCCGGGCTCGCCACGATCCCCCAGGGCACGGCCCTGTTCGGCTCGAACCTGCCCAGCATCGATGCCGTCAACGACGTCTTCCAGGGCACCTACGGCACCCCCGCACTGACCGGAAACGCCGCCGGGCAGTACACCGGCTGGATGGGCTTCAACACCGACCAGAGCCTCTTCACCAATGTCGGCGTGCCGGTCTACAACTTCCGGGACGGCGATTCCGACGAGGCGTACCTCGTCACCACCTCGCCCACCAACCAGCAGTTGAACTTCGGCTATACCGGCGGCTCGATCCAGTCTGACCTTGATCGCTACAGCTTCTATGGCAAGCTCAATTACGAGCTCACCGATAGCATCCGCGCCTTCGCCGACTTCTCGATGACCGACTACACCTCGGTCGGCCGGGCCAACCCGACGCTGGCCTCCAATGTCTATGGTCTCAGCGTCCCGGTCTCCAACCCCTTCATCTCCAGCGAATTCGCCTCGATCCTCGCCTCGCGCCCCGATCCCGAGGCCGACTTCACCTTCTACAAGGCGTTCAACATCCTGGGCCCGCGCTACCAGCGCTATCACTACAACGTCTGGCAGGGCACGGCGGGCCTTGCGGGTGACGTGGGCGTCAAGGACTGGACCTGGGAAGTCTACGGCGCGCTGAGCAAGGCCAAGTTCGAGAACGAGCAGACCGGCGGCGCCAGCGCCTCGGCCCTGCGCGACCTGCTCTACAGCCCGAGTGGCGGCAGCGACCTGTGCGAAGGCGGCTTCAACCCCTTCGGCAACCTGACGCCCTCGCAGGACTGCATCGACTTCATCTCGCGCCGCACGCTCAACACCAATACGCTCAAGCAGCGCACGGTCGAAGGCTCGATGCAGGGCGGCCTGTTCGAGATGCCCGCAGGCCAGGTGCGCTTCGCCGTGGGCGCGGACTACCGCTACAACGCCTATACGTTCGAGCCCGACAACCAGCTCAGCCAGGCCGATGGCACCAGCGACATCCTGGGCTACAGCGTGCTGCGTTCCGCCTCCGGTTCGGTCTCGACCAAGGAATTCTTCGCCGAACTGTTCGTGCCGATCCTGCGTGACCTGCCCGCGATCCAGGAATTCAACCTCGACCTTGGCTACCGCTATTCGGACTACAGTTCGGTTGGCGGGGTGCACACCTACAAGGCCGACTTCGACTGGCGCGTGATCGACAACGTGCGCCTGCGCGGCGGGTACAACCGCGCTATCCGTGCGCCCAGCGTGGGCGAGCTCTACGCCCCCGTCTCGACCGGCAGCGTGGGCATCGGCACGCCCTCGCCCAGCAACACCAACGGCGATCCGTGCGACGTGCGCTCCTCCTACCGGCAGGGCGCGGCGGGCGATGACGTGCGCGACCTGTGCCTCGCACAAGGTGTCCCGGCGAGCATCATCGACAGCTACCAGCTCGGCACCGCACAGGTCTTTGCCCTTACCGGCGGCAACCCGGACCTGCAGGAAGAAAAGGCCGACACGCTGTCCTTCGGCGCGGTGCTGACCTCGCCCTTCGTCTCGCCGATGCTGTCCAACATGTCGCTCTCGTTCGACTGGTACCAGATCAAGATGAAGGAGGCGATCGGCCCGCTCTCGATCGCACAGGGCATCCAGTTCTGCTTCAACTCGGGCGGCAACAACCCGAACTTCGATCCGCAGAACTACTACTGCTCGCTGATCGAGCGCAGCTCGGACAGCGGCGTGCCGGTCAACCCGGTCCAGCCGCTCCTGAACCTGGGCACCTTCAACGTGAAGGGCATCGACGTGCAGTTCGACTGGAACTTCGGGCTCGACACCATCTTCGGCGGCGATCCGGGCGAGATCGCGATCAACGTCGCGGGCAGCTACCTCGACACCTTCTCGATCCAGGCCCTGCCCGGCGCTCCGACCTACGACTATGCGGGCAGCATCGGCACCGGCATCGAATCGGGCGCGGGCACCGCGCACCCGCGCTGGAAGTCGGTGAGCGCGTTCACCTGGTCCAAGGACGGCTACAGCCTGGGCCTGCGCTGGAGGCACATTTCCTCGATGATCGCCTCCAACCGCGTCGTCTCGCCCACCAGCACCACGCGCGGGGTGAGCGCCTACGACGTCTTCGATCTCAACGCGCGTGCGCAGCTGCCCGCCGAGACCGAACTGCGCATCGGCATCACCAACCTTTTCAACCGCCATCCCCCGCAGGTGGGCGACAGCGAGGGCAACTACGACGCCCAGAACTACGACGTCATCGGGCGCTACTTCAACGCCTCGATCACCAAGCGCTTCTGA
- a CDS encoding 2OG-Fe(II) oxygenase family protein — protein MSTVPTRAAAESDPAREARDLKAQGRLDEALDAHLRDVAARPSSAIAEHNLASTLGDLSRFAESADAARRALTKGSTAPETQLVLARALQGLLQLDEAEDAFRRALELRPDYLDAHQDLAQLRWMRTGDLGHAAAHLDAALARQAPATSALTILRARLDIAAGEAQAALARLERRLSSHAKDPALHLAAAQAAAAADACEAHLAHAVQALRLAPSSQMAAKSAVEALLGLGRAEEGRDLAARILAHHPQDQGVRALLLTAQRLLGDSQGSAPYCDNGLVRQMEVPTPPGWPSRDAWLSALGDALRARHGWSMHPPGQSLRGGSQTQEDLARSPDPVLAGFFASVRETIARYIAELGPGSDPTRARIPEPANADRPGWRLTGAWSVLLRAGEGHHVDHVHPEGWLSSAFHVETPPATDTGQQGWLAFGRPGCATSPALAPLAHIRPKPGHLVLFPSYLWHGTEPFDGEADRLTVAFDIVPENRA, from the coding sequence ATGAGCACCGTCCCGACCCGCGCCGCAGCAGAATCCGATCCGGCGCGCGAGGCGCGCGACTTGAAAGCGCAGGGGCGTCTCGACGAGGCTCTGGATGCACACCTGCGCGATGTGGCGGCCCGCCCCTCCAGCGCCATTGCCGAACACAATCTGGCCTCGACGCTGGGCGACCTGTCCCGCTTTGCCGAATCTGCCGACGCGGCCCGCCGAGCGTTGACGAAAGGCTCCACCGCACCGGAAACGCAGCTCGTGCTGGCCCGCGCTCTCCAGGGCCTCCTCCAGCTCGACGAGGCCGAGGATGCCTTTCGCCGCGCGCTGGAACTGCGCCCCGACTATCTCGACGCCCACCAGGACCTCGCCCAGCTGCGCTGGATGCGCACCGGCGATCTTGGTCATGCCGCCGCGCACCTCGACGCCGCCCTTGCCCGTCAGGCCCCGGCAACGTCCGCGCTGACGATCCTGCGCGCCCGGCTCGACATTGCCGCGGGCGAAGCGCAAGCCGCGCTGGCACGGCTGGAGCGGCGCCTCTCGTCCCACGCCAAGGACCCGGCCCTGCACCTTGCCGCCGCGCAAGCCGCAGCGGCCGCCGATGCCTGCGAGGCGCATCTGGCCCATGCCGTCCAGGCCCTGCGCCTGGCGCCGTCCTCGCAGATGGCCGCCAAGTCCGCCGTCGAAGCGCTGCTGGGCCTTGGCCGCGCCGAAGAGGGGCGCGACCTTGCCGCGCGCATCCTGGCCCACCATCCCCAGGATCAGGGCGTACGCGCCCTGCTTCTCACCGCCCAGCGCCTGCTCGGGGATTCGCAAGGCAGTGCGCCCTATTGCGATAATGGACTGGTGCGACAGATGGAGGTGCCCACCCCACCGGGCTGGCCTTCGCGCGACGCCTGGCTGAGCGCACTTGGCGACGCATTGCGCGCGCGGCACGGCTGGAGCATGCACCCGCCCGGCCAATCGCTGCGTGGGGGCAGTCAGACCCAGGAAGACCTCGCCCGCAGCCCCGATCCGGTCCTCGCAGGCTTCTTTGCCAGCGTGCGCGAGACAATCGCCCGCTACATTGCCGAGCTTGGCCCGGGCTCCGACCCGACCCGCGCGCGCATTCCCGAACCTGCCAACGCCGATCGTCCGGGCTGGCGCCTGACGGGAGCCTGGTCGGTCCTGCTGCGCGCGGGCGAGGGGCACCACGTCGATCACGTCCATCCCGAGGGCTGGCTCTCAAGCGCCTTTCATGTGGAGACGCCACCCGCGACCGACACCGGCCAGCAGGGCTGGCTCGCCTTCGGGCGGCCGGGCTGCGCGACCTCGCCAGCCTTGGCACCGCTCGCGCACATACGCCCGAAACCCGGGCACCTCGTGCTCTTCCCCAGCTACCTGTGGCACGGCACCGAGCCCTTCGACGGCGAGGCCGACCGTCTCACCGTTGCCTTCGATATCGTGCCGGAAAACCGCGCCTGA
- a CDS encoding M14 family metallopeptidase codes for MRIGLRAASFTAMALLLTSPGLAQISQPNTMGIATPAESFPQEPGSDYFLANYDQYEAYLKTLASQSDRMKLVDIGKSAEGRTMWVAIVSSPENLAKLDHYKDINARLARAKGLDDAQAQALAEEGKAVVWIDAGMHATETVTTQSQIHVLYRMLTKNDAETKRILDDVIILFGHDNPDGLQLVADWYMRNEDPEKREFRTIPRLYQKYVGHDNNRDSFMAQMPETENVNRVLFREWFPQIIFNQHQTGPEGMVVFVPPFRDPFNYNYDPLLMTELQEVGSTMHSRLIAENKPGSGMRSSASYSTWHNGMERSVSYFHNSIGLLTEIIGGPTPMNIPLVPEVQLPDNDKPMPIAPREWHLADSLEYQWSLDRAVLDYASRNRDRLLFNYYRMGKNSIEEGLTDSWTTTPTDIEELQEAGKDRPAPKDENSYFRANRVDPALYGEVLQANEKRDPRAYVISRSQRDLPTTVAFLNALLKNGVEVLEADAPFSAAGTSYPAGSWIVKTSQAYRPHVLDMFEPQDHPHDVEYPGGPPKMPYDITGYTLSDQMGVGYDRVFETIDPAASPITGLLDVPAGQVVGSGDAGWLVRHETNNSFILTNRLLKAGLPVSWIKSATRAGNVEFAPGAVWIPSSGEARRIVEASVKDLGINAYAQGAAPSQEAMAIAPVRVGLVDQYGGVMPSGWTRWLFEQYEFPFEVVFPSELDQGNLADKFDVLVFANGTVPPVKDGPWSGRPSSMPDPETIPAEYRSQLGLVSEEKTAPALAEFAQDGGTIIAIGNAARLATMLKAPLVPALAKEEDGELKGLTTSEFFIPGALVEARVDPSQPLAYGITPTVDMFFDRSQSFTFTGRGTKARKVSWYESPTPLKSGWAMGQEKLQGTTAIADVDLGKGKLFVMGPEVTQRAQPYPTFKFLFNGILYGPSSKK; via the coding sequence ATGCGAATTGGGCTTAGGGCGGCGAGCTTCACGGCGATGGCGCTCCTGCTGACCTCACCGGGCCTGGCCCAGATCTCACAGCCCAACACGATGGGCATCGCGACGCCGGCCGAAAGCTTCCCGCAGGAACCGGGCAGCGACTACTTCCTCGCCAACTACGACCAGTACGAGGCTTACCTCAAGACGCTGGCCAGCCAGTCGGACCGCATGAAGCTGGTCGACATCGGCAAGAGTGCGGAAGGCCGCACGATGTGGGTGGCGATCGTCTCCTCGCCCGAGAACCTTGCCAAGCTCGATCACTACAAGGACATCAACGCCCGCCTCGCAAGGGCCAAGGGCCTCGACGATGCACAGGCACAGGCGCTGGCCGAGGAAGGCAAGGCCGTGGTCTGGATCGATGCCGGCATGCACGCGACCGAGACCGTGACCACCCAGTCGCAAATCCACGTCCTCTACCGCATGCTGACGAAGAACGACGCCGAGACGAAGCGCATTCTCGACGATGTCATCATCCTCTTTGGCCATGACAACCCGGACGGCCTCCAGCTTGTCGCCGACTGGTACATGCGCAACGAGGACCCGGAGAAGCGCGAATTCCGCACGATCCCGCGCCTCTACCAGAAGTACGTCGGGCACGATAACAACCGCGACAGCTTCATGGCGCAGATGCCCGAGACCGAGAACGTCAACCGCGTGCTGTTCCGCGAGTGGTTCCCCCAGATCATCTTCAACCAGCACCAGACCGGGCCCGAGGGCATGGTGGTGTTCGTGCCGCCCTTCCGCGATCCCTTCAACTACAACTACGATCCCCTGCTGATGACCGAGCTGCAGGAAGTGGGCTCGACCATGCACAGCCGCCTCATTGCGGAGAACAAGCCGGGCTCGGGCATGCGCAGTTCCGCATCGTACTCCACCTGGCACAACGGCATGGAGCGCTCGGTCTCCTACTTCCACAACTCGATCGGGCTTCTCACCGAGATCATCGGCGGGCCGACGCCCATGAATATCCCGCTCGTCCCCGAAGTGCAGCTGCCCGACAACGACAAGCCCATGCCCATCGCCCCGCGCGAATGGCATCTGGCCGACAGCCTGGAATACCAGTGGAGCCTTGACCGCGCGGTGCTGGACTATGCCTCGCGCAACCGCGACCGGCTGCTGTTCAACTACTACCGCATGGGCAAGAATTCCATCGAGGAGGGCCTGACCGACAGCTGGACGACGACGCCCACCGATATCGAGGAGCTTCAGGAAGCGGGCAAGGACCGCCCGGCCCCCAAGGACGAAAACAGCTACTTCCGTGCCAACCGCGTCGACCCGGCGCTCTACGGCGAAGTCCTCCAGGCAAACGAGAAGCGCGACCCGCGCGCCTATGTCATCTCGCGCAGCCAGCGTGACCTGCCGACCACGGTCGCCTTCCTCAACGCACTTCTCAAGAACGGCGTTGAAGTGCTGGAAGCCGATGCCCCGTTCTCGGCTGCGGGCACCAGCTATCCGGCGGGCTCGTGGATCGTGAAGACCTCGCAGGCCTATCGCCCCCACGTCCTCGACATGTTCGAGCCGCAGGATCACCCGCACGACGTCGAATACCCCGGCGGTCCGCCCAAGATGCCCTACGACATCACCGGCTATACGCTCTCCGACCAGATGGGCGTGGGCTATGACCGCGTGTTCGAGACCATCGATCCGGCAGCGTCGCCCATCACCGGCCTTCTCGACGTGCCCGCCGGCCAGGTCGTGGGATCGGGCGATGCGGGCTGGCTGGTGCGCCACGAGACCAACAACAGCTTCATCCTCACCAACCGTCTGCTGAAGGCAGGCCTGCCGGTCTCCTGGATCAAGAGCGCGACGCGCGCCGGAAACGTGGAATTTGCCCCCGGTGCCGTCTGGATCCCGTCTTCGGGTGAGGCCCGGCGCATCGTCGAGGCCTCGGTCAAGGACCTGGGCATCAACGCCTATGCGCAAGGCGCCGCGCCTTCGCAGGAGGCCATGGCCATCGCCCCCGTGCGCGTCGGGCTCGTCGACCAGTACGGCGGCGTCATGCCCTCGGGCTGGACGCGCTGGCTCTTCGAGCAGTACGAGTTTCCCTTCGAGGTCGTCTTCCCCAGCGAGCTCGACCAGGGCAACCTTGCCGACAAGTTCGACGTCCTCGTCTTTGCCAACGGCACCGTGCCGCCGGTGAAGGACGGTCCCTGGAGCGGACGCCCCTCCTCGATGCCGGATCCCGAGACGATCCCGGCCGAATACCGCTCGCAGCTGGGGCTCGTCAGCGAAGAGAAGACCGCGCCCGCGCTGGCCGAGTTCGCCCAGGACGGCGGCACGATCATCGCCATCGGCAACGCCGCCCGTCTGGCCACGATGCTCAAGGCCCCGCTCGTCCCCGCCCTTGCCAAGGAGGAAGACGGCGAACTCAAGGGCCTGACCACCAGCGAGTTCTTCATCCCCGGTGCCCTTGTCGAAGCGCGCGTCGATCCCTCGCAGCCGCTCGCCTACGGCATCACGCCAACGGTCGACATGTTCTTCGACCGCAGCCAGTCCTTCACCTTCACGGGAAGGGGCACGAAGGCCCGCAAGGTCTCCTGGTACGAAAGCCCGACCCCGCTCAAGAGCGGCTGGGCGATGGGCCAGGAGAAGCTCCAGGGCACGACCGCGATTGCCGATGTGGACCTGGGCAAGGGCAAGCTCTTCGTGATGGGCCCCGAAGTCACGCAGCGCGCTCAGCCCTACCCGACCTTCAAGTTCCTGTTCAATGGCATCCTCTACGGCCCCTCCAGCAAGAAGTAA
- a CDS encoding glycosyl hydrolase family 18 protein, whose product MRWLVAGVGLVLLSGLAMLAWAVVSIEARSAPQLRSAGGEGAVKAVAMPLEERAPSQEDWLPAAMGAADPLVHAETLGFYMPWDEASRQSLKANLDQLTWVAAGMVSVRGVQHDWIEAEDAALAATLARNPRSQLLIMIQNDSEEGWDGANMARLLAHPEKRAALLDRIGKVIARHNAEGVFFDLENLPVSAHADYLQLLKEARARLAPARGARAATVMVAAPVADDAWDLGAYGAAADRVVLMAYDEHWQSGSPGAIASQAWFAGVVESAVARTGADRAIVAIGSYAYDWAEGQPLADSITVTQAWSRADAAGTRPQFDPASGNSGFAYVRSGVRHEVWMLDAVSAWNQLRAVEEVRPAGVALWRLGSEDPGFWSALKAARTGVRPPEDALSTLPFGQGIELRGSGEILRIETRAADGRRTLDIKKDGLIHGARYEALPHGDVVQRRGNAAKQVALTFDDGPDPLWTPRVLDVLASHGVPATFVNGGAKVGHGAA is encoded by the coding sequence ATGCGCTGGCTCGTCGCCGGAGTGGGGCTGGTCTTGCTGTCCGGTCTGGCGATGCTTGCATGGGCTGTCGTGTCCATTGAAGCGCGTTCGGCCCCGCAATTGCGGTCTGCAGGCGGGGAGGGCGCGGTCAAGGCCGTCGCCATGCCGTTGGAGGAGCGTGCGCCTTCGCAGGAGGACTGGCTGCCCGCAGCTATGGGGGCCGCGGACCCGCTCGTTCACGCCGAAACACTTGGTTTCTACATGCCCTGGGACGAGGCAAGCCGCCAGTCGCTCAAGGCGAATCTGGACCAGCTCACCTGGGTCGCAGCGGGCATGGTTTCGGTGCGTGGGGTTCAGCACGACTGGATCGAGGCCGAGGACGCGGCTCTGGCCGCCACACTCGCGCGTAATCCCCGAAGCCAGCTCCTGATCATGATCCAGAACGACAGCGAAGAGGGCTGGGATGGTGCGAACATGGCGCGCCTCCTCGCCCATCCGGAGAAGCGCGCGGCCCTGCTCGACAGGATTGGCAAGGTGATCGCCCGGCACAATGCCGAGGGCGTGTTCTTCGACCTGGAGAACCTGCCGGTCTCCGCACATGCCGATTACCTGCAATTGCTGAAGGAAGCACGCGCCCGTCTCGCTCCGGCGCGAGGCGCGCGCGCGGCAACGGTCATGGTGGCGGCCCCGGTGGCCGACGACGCCTGGGATCTTGGTGCCTATGGCGCTGCGGCGGACCGCGTCGTGCTGATGGCCTATGACGAGCACTGGCAGTCCGGCTCGCCCGGAGCGATCGCCTCGCAGGCCTGGTTCGCAGGGGTGGTGGAGAGCGCGGTGGCGCGCACGGGCGCGGATCGGGCCATCGTGGCCATCGGCAGCTATGCGTACGACTGGGCGGAAGGGCAGCCTCTTGCCGATTCGATTACGGTCACGCAGGCTTGGAGCCGGGCGGATGCGGCCGGCACGCGTCCGCAATTCGATCCGGCAAGTGGCAATTCGGGATTTGCCTATGTCCGATCCGGCGTGCGCCATGAGGTGTGGATGCTGGATGCCGTGAGCGCGTGGAACCAGCTGCGTGCCGTTGAAGAGGTGCGTCCTGCTGGCGTCGCCTTGTGGCGTCTTGGCAGTGAGGATCCGGGCTTCTGGAGCGCCTTGAAAGCCGCGCGAACCGGAGTGCGTCCTCCCGAGGACGCCTTGAGCACGCTGCCGTTCGGGCAGGGCATCGAACTGCGCGGCAGCGGCGAAATACTGCGGATCGAGACACGTGCCGCAGACGGTCGGCGCACGCTCGATATCAAGAAGGATGGTCTCATCCATGGTGCGCGTTACGAGGCGCTGCCCCACGGCGATGTCGTGCAGCGTCGGGGCAACGCGGCAAAGCAGGTCGCCTTGACGTTCGATGATGGGCCGGACCCGCTGTGGACACCGCGCGTGCTTGACGTTCTGGCGTCCCATGGCGTGCCGGCAACGTTTGTCAACGGCGGAGCAAAAGTCGGCCATGGGGCGGCGTAA